In Euphorbia lathyris chromosome 10, ddEupLath1.1, whole genome shotgun sequence, a single genomic region encodes these proteins:
- the LOC136208177 gene encoding iridoid oxidase-like, with the protein MDFNINFWFTFLLILITFFLVLKKRKSSKQHPPGPQGWPVIGNILDLGSNPHQSLYKLRFKYGDILWLRLGWTNTLVIQTAKAAEQLFKNHDASFCDRKVPDTWTVHNYTKGSISIGPCTPYWRILRRLVTSGLMTNKQIQETGSLRGKCIDDMIQLIQEDSAAAQRRGESGEVELAKYVFIMTFNLMGNLVLSKDLVNSQSEEGNDFFRAMEKVMELGGKPNLADFFPFLKRLDLQRVKKNFGEHLGLTLGIIEKFVMDRIEDRELKKQRDHKDLLDTFLEYNESGQEPISTHNILIIIVEMFFGGTETTSATIEWVMTELFRNPESMRRAKEELNRVVGLKRKVEESDIDHLPYLQAVIKESMRLHPIVPLLVPRNAIEDTNFMGYFIPKDTQVFVNTWAIGRDSETWKDPLSFKPERFLDSNIQYRGQNFELLPFGSGRRICVGYPLAHQILHLAIASLLHCFDWEIESKFVTEATDINERLGLTVRKLIPLKAIPKKIMEEL; encoded by the exons atgGATTTCAACATTAATTTTTGGTTTACTTTTCTCTTAATTTTGATCACTTTCTTTCTAGTTCTGaaaaagaggaagtcaagcaAGCAACACCCTCCAGGGCCACAAGGCTGGCCGGTCATCGGAAACATCTTGGATCTAGGAAGCAATCCACATCAGAGTTTATACAAACTCAGATTCAAGTATGGAGATATACTTTGGTTAAGATTGGGATGGACTAATACTCTAGTGATTCAGACAGCCAAGGCAGCTGAACAGCTATTCAAGAATCATGACGCTTCGTTTTGTGACAGAAAAGTTCCTGATACTTGGACAGTTCATAACTACACAAAGGGATCCATTTCTATCGGTCCGTGCACCCCCTATTGGCGCATTCTTCGTCGACTTGTCACATCGGGGCTCATGACGAATAAACAAATCCAAGAAACGGGGTCCCTTCGTGGGAAGTGCATCGACGACATGATACAACTTATTCAGGAGGATTCAGCAGCAGCTCAACGGCGAGGAGAATCAGGAGAAGTAGAGTTAGCCAAATATGTATTTATCATGACATTTAACCTCATGGGAAACCTTGTTCTTTCCAAGGATCTTGTCAATTCTCAATCGGAAGAAGGAAATGATTTCTTCCGTGCTATGGAAAAGGTGATGGAGCTTGGTGGGAAGCCGAATTTGGCTGATTTCTTTCCGTTTTTGAAAAGGCTGGATCTGCAAAGGGTTAAGAAGAACTTTGGCGAGCATCTGGGACTAACTCTGGGTATTATTGAGAAGTTTGTGATGGATAGAATTGAAGATCGTGAATTAAAGAAACAAAGAGATCACAAAGACTTATTAGACACATTCTTGGAATACAATGAATCGGGACAGGAACCAATTTCAACACATAATATACTCATAATCATAGTG GAAATGTTTTTTGGTGGAACAGAAACTACAAGTGCGACTATTGAATGGGTGATGACAGAACTATTCCGCAATCCAGAATCAATGAGAAGGGCTAAAGAAGAACTGAATAGAGTTGTTGGACTAAAAAGGAAGGTCGAGGAGAGTGACATAGATCACCTCCCATATTTGCAGGCAGTGATCAAAGAATCAATGAGGTTACATCCTATAGTTCCATTATTAGTGCCGCGAAATGCAATAGAAGATACAAATTTCATGGGATATTTCATACCTAAAGATACACAAGTCTTTGTAAACACATGGGCAATAGGAAGAGACTCAGAAACTTGGAAGGATCCATTGAGTTTCAAGCCTGAAAGATTTTTAGACTCAAATATTCAGTACAGAGGACAAAACTTTGAGTTACTTCCATTTGGATCGGGAAGAAGGATTTGTGTGGGATATCCATTGGCTCACCAAATTCTTCATCTCGCTATTGCCTCTTTGCTTCACTGTTTTGATTGGGAAATTGAGAGTAAGTTTGTTACAGAGGCAACCGACATAAATGAAAGGTTGGGACTTACAGTTAGGAAGCTTATTCCTTTGAAAGCCATTCCAAAGAAGATCATGGAAGAACTATGA
- the LOC136208992 gene encoding iridoid oxidase-like, whose product MLKSAPRTMRLKGTYKKKALHILIDSAHRKKRQSSKQQPPGPPGWPFIGNIFDMGSNPHQSLYKLRFKYGDLLWLKLGWTNTLVIQTAKAAEQLFKNHDASLCDRKVPDAWTSHNFTKGSIYMGRYGSNWRNLRRLVTLGLTTNKQIQETVSLRQKCIDDMIRFIQEDSVAAQCRGESGEVVFSKYVFVMAFNLMGNLVLSRDLINSQSEEGNEFFHAMDKVMELGVKPNFADFFPFLKRLDPQRIKKNMDKHLGRTLSIIEKFVMERIEDRKLMKKRDNKDLLDTFLEYNESGNSGKGHETISTHNLIIIIAEMFFGGTETTSGTIEWVLTELFRNPESMSRVKEELNRVVGLQRKVEESDIDHLPYLQAVIKESMRLHPVVPLLVPRNVLEDTNFMGYVLHKDTQVHVNVWAIGRDPEAWDDPLSFKPERFLGSNIQYRGQNFELLPFGSGRRICVGYPLAHQITHLTIASLLHCFDWEIESKSIAEAMDINERLGLTVRKLIPLKAIPKKKIMAE is encoded by the exons ATGCTCAAGTCAGCTCCAAGGACTATGAGGCTTAAGGGCACCTACAAAAAGAAAGCCTTACACATTCTGATTGATTCAG CTCATCGGAAAAAGAGGCAGTCAAGCAAGCAACAACCGCCAGGGCCACCAGGTTGGCCGTTCATCGGAAACATTTTCGATATGGGAAGCAATCCACATCAAAGTTTATACAAACTCAGATTCAAGTACGGAGATTTACTCTGGTTAAAACTCGGATGGACTAATACTCTTGTTATTCAAACAGCCAAGGCAGCTGAACAACTATTCAAAAATCATGATGCTTCCCTTTGTGACAGAAAAGTTCCAGATGCTTGGACATCTCATAACTTCACAAAGGGATCAATTTATATGGGCCGGTATGGCTCCAATTGGCGAAATCTCCGCCGCCTTGTCACATTGGGGCTCACGACTAATAAACAAATCCAAGAAACGGTGTCACTTCGCCAGAAGTGCATCGATGACATGATACGATTTATTCAGGAGGATTCAGTAGCAGCTCAATGCCGAGGTGAATCAGGAGAAGTCGTGTTTTCCAAATATGTATTCGTCATGGCATTTAACCTTATGGGAAACCTAGTTCTTTCTAGGGACCTTATCAATTCTCAATCAGAAGAAGGAAATGAGTTCTTCCATGCCATGGACAAGGTGATGGAGCTTGGTGTAAAGCCGAATTTTGCTGATTTTTTTCCGTTTTTGAAAAGGCTGGATCCGCAGAGGATAAAGAAGAACATGGACAAACATTTGGGACGAACACTGAGTATTATTGAGAAGTTTGTGATGGAAAGAATTGAAGATcgtaaattaatgaaaaaaagAGATAACAAAGACTTGTTAGATACATTCTTGGAATATAATGAATCAGGTAACAGTGGAAAAGGACATGAAACAATTTCAACCCATAATTTGATCATAATCATAGCG GAAATGTTTTTTGGTGGAACGGAAACTACTAGTGGGACTATTGAATGGGTGTTGACAGAACTATTCCGCAACCCAGAATCAATGAGTAGAGTTAAAGAAGAACTTAATCGAGTTGTTGGGCTACAGAGGAAGGTCGAGGAGAGTGACATAGATCACCTCCCATATTTGCAAGCAGTGATCAAAGAATCGATGAGATTACATCCTGTAGTTCCATTGTTAGTGCCACGAAATGTATTAGAAGATACAAATTTCATGGGATATGTTTTACATAAAGATACACAAGTCCATGTAAACGTATGGGCAATAGGAAGAGATCCAGAAGCTTGGGACGATCCATTGAGTTTCAAGCCGGAAAGATTTTTAGGTTCAAATATTCAGTATAGAGGACAGAACTTCGAGTTACTTCCGTTTGGATCTGGAAGAAGGATTTGTGTGGGATATCCATTGGCTCACCAAATTACTCATCTCACTATTGCCTCTTTGCTTCACTGTTTTGATTGGGAAATTGAGAGTAAGTCTATTGCAGAGGCAATGGACATAAATGAAAGGTTGGGACTTACAGTTAGGAAGCTTATCCCTTTGAAAGCCATTCCAAAGAAGAAGATTATGGCAGAATGA
- the LOC136208178 gene encoding uncharacterized protein has product MANTEATDRFVRSCEKMKETLREMTEMLQDLMEPPIFSGKGPEEWLRCLERYLKFNGTPANRRFSVARQCLEVSGKYWFDLISEIYPCLTWFEFKEFFLERFGISETPNGELTDKEAETVEVLASDLKDEEEEGDGMKQQGEETILDAVSSSPIVPKSDNYRTEVARYIVHPPSEQLIQQGGEKKKLLLLAEFGLHLQQEEGGYFPPFDLGTTAEVTIAGDKERVREAFLKSEHKKSVQDTLLFEKVLAMELKKLHPTLIQRDGVVHVESRDEFFLHRDLWDSVFVDTGQDHTPVRKMGNLRFNDDCFYMAMESEVSSSSFEVWNFSSNLSSEFLHFLQWLWEKEKHLESYFNGGQVDFLHNFYFPTITTITASQISSNWVVEWSPPFNTACEDLQFQRLESKGHIITPTNQFSSVFSSTKQSKIKIGEHNVNTHMLFPHIAKPTHMLLWVCPPKLNCLLVNGVMRAPQHNSTAGNSTKTGDGALQKRRFALYVFTTEAFIRVSKPNFYGTGQSHRTHTYIAYYGPRRNSFRSFLIPNWVFLVSNTATIKEERDCFMINSAEGGRESLSAIIYSWGDGCNRGKLQGTISWNLIRNFSWIWWGITRYSGLFETVKGSAVGNTTPLILNHVGSEKDVELHAEFTIYFFILEQFDGVLLPKKRTTTIEWVFDFIEGRQFKNNVDDSFLFEVHLMVLMFCLQSLRLGNSSLLWIHSGLGSPEMFHTVASNWAKKQLWYCKITKDWYGYYPL; this is encoded by the coding sequence ATGGCAAATACAGAAGCCACTGATAGATTTGTGAGAAGTTGTGAGAAAATGAAGGAGACTTTGAGAGAGATGACAGAGATGCTACAAGATTTGATGGAACCACCTATTTTTTCTGGTAAGGGTCCAGAGGAATGGTTAAGGTGCCTTGAGAGATACTTAAAGTTCAATGGAACGCCAGCAAATCGACGATTCTCTGTAGCTCGGCAATGCTTGGAGGTTTCCGGCAAATACTGGTTCGACCTTATTTCTGAAATCTACCCTTGTTTAACTTGGTTTGAATTTAAAGAGTTTTTTCTAGAGAGATTTGGAATTTCAGAAACTCCTAATGGGGAACTAACGGACAAAGAGGCAGAAACTGTTGAAGTTTTGGCCTCAGATTTGAAGGATGAGGAAGAGGAAGGTGACGGGATGAAGCAGCAAGGAGAGGAAACCATTCTCGATGCTGTTTCCAGTTCACCCATCGTTCCTAAATCGGATAACTATCGTACAGAGGTTGCAAGGTACATCGTACACCCACCATCGGAGCAACTAATACAGCAAGGAGGCGAGAAAAAGAAATTATTGCTGCTGGCAGAGTTTGGTTTACACTTACAACAGGAAGAAGGTGGATATTTTCCACCGTTTGATTTGGGGACCACAGCAGAGGTTACAATCGCTGGAGATAAGGAGCGCGTGAGGGAAGCATTTTTGAAATCTGAGCATAAGAAATCGGTTCAAGACACTCTTCTTTTTGAAAAGGTCCTTGCCATGGAGTTGAAGAAGCTACATCCGACTTTGATTCAAAGGGATGGTGTTGTACATGTGGAAAGTCGTGACGAGTTTTTCCTTCATAGGGATCTGTGGGATTCGGTTTTTGTGGATACGGGTCAAGACCATACACCCGTTAGAAAAATGGGAAATCTCAGGTTTAACGACGACTGTTTTTACATGGCAATGGAATCGGAGGTCTCATCTTCGTCGTTTGAAGTATGGAATTTCAGTTCTAATCTCAGTTCAGAATTCCTCCACTTTCTACAATGGctgtgggaaaaagaaaaacacttgGAATCTTATTTCAATGGTGGACAGGTGGACTTTCtccataatttttattttcctaCTATCACCACCATCACCGCTTCACAAATTAGTAGTAATTGGGTTGTTGAGTGGAGCCCACCTTTTAATACTGCATGTGAAGACCTCCAATTTCAGCGTTTAGAGTCTAAAGGACACATTATCACTCCCACAAACCAGTTTTCCTCTGTTTTCAGTTCGACAAAACagagtaaaattaaaattgggGAACACAATGTGAACACCCACATGTTGTTTCCTCACATAGCGAAGCCGACCCATATGCTGTTGTGGGTCTGCCCACCGAAACTAAATTGCTTGCTTGTTAATGGGGTAATGAGAGCACCACAACACAACTCTACTGCTGGGAATTCGACAAAGACCGGCGATGGAGCACTACAAAAGCGACGTTTCGCTTTGTATGTTTTTACAACTGAAGCTTTCATAAGAGTTTCAAAACCTAATTTTTATGGAACAGGTCAGAGCCACAGAACCCATACATATATCGCGTATTATGGACCAAGGAGGAATAGTTTTAGATCCTTTCTCATTCCAAATTGGGTATTTTTGGTCTCCAACACTGCAACCATCAAGGAAGAGAGGGATTGTTTTATGATTAATAGTGCAGAGGGTGGGAGAGAATCTTTATCGGCAATCATATACTCATGGGGTGATGGTTGTAACAGAGGAAAATTGCAGGGGACTATTAGCTGGAATTTGATTAGAAACTTTTCATGGATATGGTGGGGTATAACGAGATACAGTGGACTGTTTGAAACTGTGAAGGGGTCCGCTGTCGGGAATACAACTCCTTTGATTTTGAACCATGTGGGTAGCGAGAAAGACgttgaattacatgctgaattcACCATTTATTTCTTCATTCTTGAACAATTTGATGGAGTCTTGCTCCCTAAGAAGCGTACCACAACTATTGAGTGGGTCTTTGACTTCATTGAGGGCAGACAATTTAAGAATAATGTGGATGATTCATTTTTATTCGAAGTTCACTTGATGGTGCTGATGTTCTGTTTACAATCACTACGACTGGGCAATTCTTCTTTGCTATGGATCCACAGCGGTCTTGGCTCTCCAGAGATGTTTCATACAGTAGCAAGTAATTGGGCCAAGAAACAATTATGGTACTGCAAAATAACTAAGGATTGGTATGGTTACTATCCATTATGA